From a region of the Dictyostelium discoideum AX4 chromosome 2 chromosome, whole genome shotgun sequence genome:
- the 3B-1 gene encoding prespore-specific protein, with the protein MLTFKQLKETEKDFTVDENKFRVAPSNETLMETVKNLEAKNHRVSVVENEADALNLLLNEIPKGSEVMCASSCTIDEIGFKKIYFSDDSPFVNVHKKILALPADKQADARKDALTSQYFLSSVTAISKTGNVYVADASGTRVGGFTAAKNLIIVSGYNKIVDSDELAVQRTEQFCLPCESVRARWAYKVPGSMIQNLLGMKHGAPNKHHIILIKKLLGY; encoded by the exons atGTTAACAttcaaacaattaaaagaaaccGAAAAAGATTTCACtgttgatgaaaataaattcagAGTTGCACCAAGCAATGAAACCTTAATGGAAACTGTCAAGAATTTAGAAGCCAAGAACCACAGAGTTTCAGTCGTTGAAAATGAAGCTGAtgctttaaatttattattaaatgaaatccCAAAAGGTTCTGAAGTCATGTGCGCTAGCAGTTGTACCATTGATGAAATCGGTTTCaagaaaatttatttcaGTGATGATTCTCCATTCGTCAACGTTCATAAAAAGATTTTAGCTTTACCAGCTGATAAAcaag cTGATGCTCGTAAAGATGCTTTAACCTCACAATACTTTTTATCATCTGTAACTGCAATCTCCAAAACTGGAAATGTTTATGTTGCCGACGCTTCAGGTACCAGAGTTGGCGGTTTCACTGCTGctaaaaatttaatcatCGTTTCTGGTTATAACAAGATTGTTGATTCTGATGAATTAGCCGTCCAAAGAACTGAACAATTCTGTTTACCATGTGAAAGTGTTCGTGCTCGTTGGGCTTACAAAGTTCCAGGTTCAATGATTCAAAATCTTTTGGGTATGAAACATGGTGCTCCAAACAAACATCACATTATCctcattaaaaaattattaggttattaa